Proteins from one Hoplias malabaricus isolate fHopMal1 chromosome 2, fHopMal1.hap1, whole genome shotgun sequence genomic window:
- the pdxkb gene encoding pyridoxal (pyridoxine, vitamin B6) kinase b isoform X2 gives MLTQLEVVGETNGYAHWKGQVLTADELHVLYEGIKLNNVNHYDYVLTGYTRDTSFLEMVVDIVQELKRANPSLVYVCDPVLGDHGSMYVPQNLYPVYKDKVVPVADIITPNQFEAELLTGKNISTEKDAVEVMDLLHTMGPDTVVITSSDLPPRLGDRFLVSLGSQRIVMPDGTTTTQRIRIEVPKVDAVFVGTGDLFAAMLLAWTHHYPTDLKTACEKTFSVMHHVIQRTISYAHEMAGPGRRPSPAQLELRMIQSKADIEDPAIVMEATVL, from the exons ATGCTGACACAACTGGAGGTGGTCGGAGAGACAAACG GTTACGCACACTGGAAGGGGCAAGTGCTGACAGCAGATGAGCTCCACGTTCTGTATGAGGGGATCAAGCTCAACAATGTCAACCACTATGACTACGTCCTCACAG GTTACACCAGAGACACGTCTTTTctggagatggtggtggacaTTGTACAGGAGCTGAAGAGGGCCAATCCAAGTCTTGTGTATG tgtgtgaccctgtcctggGTGATCATGGTTCAATG tATGTGCCTCAGAATCTGTATCCAGTTTATAAGGATAAAGTTGTGCCAGTGGCAGACATCATCACCCCGAATCAGTTTGAGGCAGA ACTTTTGACGGGGAAGAATATCAGCACAGAGAAAGATGCAGTAGAG GTGATGGATCTCCTTCATACCATGGGTCCAGACACAGTGGTCATCACCAGCTCTGATCTGCCCCCTCGTCTTGGAGACCGCTTCCTGGTTTCTCTTGGCAGCCAACgaattg TGATGCCGGACGGTACAACCACAACCCAGCGGATACGGATAGAAGTGCCCAAAGTGGACGCTGTGTTTGTGGGCACAGGTGACCTGTTCGCTGCCATGCTGCTAGCCTGGACCCACCACTACCCCACAGATCTGAAG ACGGCGTGTGAGAAAACTTTCTCAGTCATGCATCACGTTATTCAGAGGACCATCTCCTATGCCCATG aGATGGCAGGTCCTGGCCGAAGACCTAGTCCGGCTCAGCTGGAGTTACGTATGATTCAGAGCAAAGCGGACATAGAGGATCCAGCCATTGTCATGGAGGCCACTGTTCTATAG
- the pdxkb gene encoding pyridoxal (pyridoxine, vitamin B6) kinase b isoform X1, whose translation MPDESVAVRAVRLANERLSMLHVLQFGAWLLRPPRKPEPHNQQTDTHICARGTDGTDGSHNSARQMDMECRVLSIQSHVVRGYVGNKSASFPLQVMGFEVDSINSVQFSNHTGYAHWKGQVLTADELHVLYEGIKLNNVNHYDYVLTGYTRDTSFLEMVVDIVQELKRANPSLVYVCDPVLGDHGSMYVPQNLYPVYKDKVVPVADIITPNQFEAELLTGKNISTEKDAVEVMDLLHTMGPDTVVITSSDLPPRLGDRFLVSLGSQRIVMPDGTTTTQRIRIEVPKVDAVFVGTGDLFAAMLLAWTHHYPTDLKTACEKTFSVMHHVIQRTISYAHEMAGPGRRPSPAQLELRMIQSKADIEDPAIVMEATVL comes from the exons ATGCCTGATGAATCGGTGGCGGTCCGGGCTGTCCGCCTCGCCAATGAGCGTCTCTCCATGTTGCACGTCCTTCAGTTCGGAGCGTGGCTCCTCAGACCGCCGCGGAAACCGGAGCCGCACAACCAGCAGACCGACACACACATATGCGCGCGCGGCACCGACGGCACCGACGGCTCCCACAACTCCGCGCGCCAGATGGACATGGAGTGCCGAGTGCTGTCCATCCAGAGTCACGTAGTGAGGGGCTACGTGGGAAACAAATCCGCCTCCTTCCCCTTACAG GTGATGGGCTTTGAAGTGGACTCCATCAACTCAGTACAGTTTTCCAATCACACAG GTTACGCACACTGGAAGGGGCAAGTGCTGACAGCAGATGAGCTCCACGTTCTGTATGAGGGGATCAAGCTCAACAATGTCAACCACTATGACTACGTCCTCACAG GTTACACCAGAGACACGTCTTTTctggagatggtggtggacaTTGTACAGGAGCTGAAGAGGGCCAATCCAAGTCTTGTGTATG tgtgtgaccctgtcctggGTGATCATGGTTCAATG tATGTGCCTCAGAATCTGTATCCAGTTTATAAGGATAAAGTTGTGCCAGTGGCAGACATCATCACCCCGAATCAGTTTGAGGCAGA ACTTTTGACGGGGAAGAATATCAGCACAGAGAAAGATGCAGTAGAG GTGATGGATCTCCTTCATACCATGGGTCCAGACACAGTGGTCATCACCAGCTCTGATCTGCCCCCTCGTCTTGGAGACCGCTTCCTGGTTTCTCTTGGCAGCCAACgaattg TGATGCCGGACGGTACAACCACAACCCAGCGGATACGGATAGAAGTGCCCAAAGTGGACGCTGTGTTTGTGGGCACAGGTGACCTGTTCGCTGCCATGCTGCTAGCCTGGACCCACCACTACCCCACAGATCTGAAG ACGGCGTGTGAGAAAACTTTCTCAGTCATGCATCACGTTATTCAGAGGACCATCTCCTATGCCCATG aGATGGCAGGTCCTGGCCGAAGACCTAGTCCGGCTCAGCTGGAGTTACGTATGATTCAGAGCAAAGCGGACATAGAGGATCCAGCCATTGTCATGGAGGCCACTGTTCTATAG